The window GGGCTACACAGATGAGGAGATTCAACGCCCAATAATTGGTATTGCTAACTCGGCTAATGAGCTTATACCAGGGCATATCCATTTAAACGAGATTGTCGAGGCGGTAAAAGCGGGCGTCCGATTAGCCGGTGGCACACCAATGGAATTCTCTACAATTGGTATCTGTGATGGTATTGCGATGGGACATAAAGGAATGAAATATTCTTTAGCCTCACGGGAATTGATTGCTGATTCTGTTGAGGCAATGGGAATGGCATATCCTTTTGATGCCCTGGTTGTAGTCCCAAATTGTGATAAGATTATACCAGGAATGCTTATGGCAATGTTACGATTGAATATTCCGGCAATTTTAATCAGTGGTGGACCAATGTTAACCGGTTATTTTCAAGGTAAAATACTTGATTTGATTACTGTTTTTGAAAATGTGGGTGCCTATGCTGGTGGAAAAATTACAGAAGAATACTTAAAACAAATAGAAGAGGAAGCTTGCCCTGGATGTGGTTCTTGTGCGGGAATGTTCACGGCTAATTCTATGAATTGCCTCAGTGAGGCATTAGGATTAAGTTTGCCAGGTAATGGAACTATTCTGGCGGCATCGGCTAAACGAAAAAGATTGGCAAAGATTGCTGGTATGAAGATAATGGAATTGCTTGAAAAAAATATCCTGCCACGAGATATTGCCACCCAGGAGGCATTTAGAAATGTAATTGCCGTAGAAATGGCACTGGGTAGTTCGACTAATACTGTTTTACATCTTCCTGCGATTGCTCGTGAGACAAATATAAAGATTGATTTGAATTTGTTTAACGAAATAAGCAGTTGCACCCCAAATCTATGTAAAATCTCTCCAGCAGGCATACATCACCTTGAGGATTTAGATAAAGCTGGTGGCGTGCCTGCGGTAATGTCAGAATTAAATAAAAAAGGGTTAATTAATACCAAATTGCTGACCGCTACGGGTAAATCAGTTATGGATAATATCAAAAATGCTAAAAATTTGAATGAAGATGTTATCCGACCAATTGACAGACCTTATTCAAAGGATGGTGGTATTGCCATTTTATTTGGTAACCTTGCTCCAGAAGGGGCGGTGGTGAAACAATCAGCTGTTGCTCAAGAGATGCTTGTCCATCGGGGACCAGCAAAGGTATTTGATTCTGAAGAAGCTGGAATGAAGGCAATCTTGAACAAGGAAATAGAAAAAGGGCAGGTTGTGGTTATCCGATATGAAGGGCCTAAAGGTGGTCCCGGGATGCGCGAGATGCTTGGTCCTACATCGGCTATTGCAGGTGTAGGTCTGGATAAAGATGTCGCTTTACTAACAGATGGTAGATTCTCTGGTGGAACTCGAGGAGCGGCTATCGGCCATATCTCACCAGAGGCACAAGAAGGAGGCACAATGGCTATCATCAAAGACGGCGATATGATAAGCATAGATATT is drawn from bacterium and contains these coding sequences:
- the ilvD gene encoding dihydroxy-acid dehydratase, with the translated sequence MRSDVMKKGFERAPHRSLFKAMGYTDEEIQRPIIGIANSANELIPGHIHLNEIVEAVKAGVRLAGGTPMEFSTIGICDGIAMGHKGMKYSLASRELIADSVEAMGMAYPFDALVVVPNCDKIIPGMLMAMLRLNIPAILISGGPMLTGYFQGKILDLITVFENVGAYAGGKITEEYLKQIEEEACPGCGSCAGMFTANSMNCLSEALGLSLPGNGTILAASAKRKRLAKIAGMKIMELLEKNILPRDIATQEAFRNVIAVEMALGSSTNTVLHLPAIARETNIKIDLNLFNEISSCTPNLCKISPAGIHHLEDLDKAGGVPAVMSELNKKGLINTKLLTATGKSVMDNIKNAKNLNEDVIRPIDRPYSKDGGIAILFGNLAPEGAVVKQSAVAQEMLVHRGPAKVFDSEEAGMKAILNKEIEKGQVVVIRYEGPKGGPGMREMLGPTSAIAGVGLDKDVALLTDGRFSGGTRGAAIGHISPEAQEGGTMAIIKDGDMISIDIPNKRLNIELSEEEIKKRFKDWQIPEYKIKEGYLYRYAQQVTSASTGAVFKN